Proteins encoded within one genomic window of Formosa agariphila KMM 3901:
- a CDS encoding DUF779 domain-containing protein yields MERIAITDEASKIVNQLKEKHGELIFHLSGGCCDGSSPMIFEKDDMYLDESDIHLGDIESVPFYMNQDQYAYWKHTHLTVDVTTGRGSSFSLEIPLGLRFIIQSRLFTEQENAVLNP; encoded by the coding sequence ATGGAACGTATAGCAATTACAGACGAAGCGAGTAAAATCGTTAATCAATTAAAAGAGAAGCATGGTGAGTTAATTTTTCATTTAAGTGGTGGATGTTGCGATGGCTCTTCCCCAATGATTTTTGAAAAAGACGATATGTATCTCGATGAAAGTGATATTCATTTGGGCGATATAGAAAGTGTGCCTTTTTATATGAATCAAGATCAGTATGCATATTGGAAGCATACGCACCTTACTGTAGATGTTACTACAGGACGAGGTTCTAGTTTTTCATTAGAAATTCCTTTAGGGCTCCGATTTATTATTCAATCTCGATTGTTTACAGAACAAGAAAATGCAGTTTTAAATCCTTAA
- a CDS encoding aldehyde dehydrogenase family protein, with translation MAYSKPKFKAQYENFINGKFVKPINGDYFENTSPIDQSLIAKFPRSQKEDVELAVDAANAAKESWGNTPAAERSALLNKVADIIEANLEEFAVLETCDNGKPILETLNADIPLAVDHWRYFAACIRAEEGSATELDANTLSMNIKEPLGVIGQIIPWNFPLLMLSWKLPPALATGNCVVLKPAEQTPLTATILMEKIADVFPPGVINIVHGFGPEAGKPLASSSKVDKVAFTGETTTGQLIMQYASKNLNPVTMELGGKSPNVFFNSVMDADDAFLDKAIEGAVLFAFNQGEVCTCPSRILVQEDIYDAFMKRVVERTEAIIQDNPYDVNTQVGAQASNDQYEKIQSYLKIGKEEGAKVLCGGEANTEGDLSKGFYIKPTILEGHNKMRVFQEEIFGPVVCVTKFKDEVEALEIANDTLYGLGAGVWTRDAHQLYQIPRAIKSGRVWVNCYHAYPAHAPFGGYKKSGFGRENHLMMMDHYRQTKNMLISYDKNKLGFF, from the coding sequence ATGGCCTATTCTAAACCAAAATTTAAAGCCCAGTACGAGAATTTTATTAACGGAAAATTTGTAAAACCTATTAATGGTGACTATTTCGAAAATACATCTCCTATAGACCAGAGTTTGATTGCTAAATTTCCGAGATCGCAAAAAGAAGATGTAGAATTAGCTGTAGATGCTGCAAATGCCGCAAAAGAGAGTTGGGGAAATACACCTGCTGCAGAACGTTCGGCGCTATTAAATAAAGTAGCAGATATTATTGAAGCGAATTTAGAAGAATTTGCTGTTTTAGAAACCTGTGATAATGGTAAACCTATACTTGAAACTTTAAATGCAGATATTCCACTAGCTGTGGATCACTGGCGTTATTTCGCTGCTTGTATTCGTGCCGAGGAGGGGAGTGCAACAGAATTAGATGCCAATACATTGTCTATGAATATTAAGGAGCCTCTAGGTGTTATTGGACAAATAATACCTTGGAATTTTCCACTATTAATGTTGTCATGGAAATTACCACCAGCTTTAGCCACAGGAAACTGTGTAGTGCTAAAACCTGCAGAACAAACTCCGCTTACTGCAACAATATTGATGGAAAAAATTGCAGATGTATTTCCTCCAGGCGTTATAAATATTGTACACGGATTTGGACCAGAAGCAGGAAAACCTTTGGCATCGAGTTCTAAGGTAGATAAAGTAGCATTTACGGGAGAAACTACAACCGGACAATTAATTATGCAGTATGCTTCTAAAAATCTAAATCCCGTAACGATGGAATTAGGTGGGAAGTCGCCAAATGTGTTTTTTAATAGTGTTATGGATGCAGATGACGCGTTTTTAGATAAAGCTATTGAAGGTGCTGTTTTATTTGCTTTTAATCAAGGTGAAGTATGTACATGTCCTTCAAGAATTTTAGTTCAAGAAGATATTTACGATGCCTTTATGAAACGTGTGGTAGAACGTACAGAAGCTATTATTCAAGATAATCCTTACGATGTCAATACTCAGGTCGGAGCACAAGCGTCTAACGATCAATATGAAAAAATCCAATCGTATTTAAAAATAGGAAAAGAAGAAGGCGCTAAAGTATTATGTGGTGGAGAAGCGAATACAGAAGGCGATTTATCTAAAGGATTTTATATTAAACCTACCATTTTGGAAGGACATAATAAAATGCGAGTTTTTCAAGAGGAAATATTTGGCCCTGTAGTTTGTGTTACAAAGTTTAAAGATGAGGTTGAAGCTTTAGAGATTGCTAACGATACGCTTTATGGATTAGGCGCTGGGGTTTGGACACGAGATGCGCACCAATTATATCAAATTCCTAGAGCCATTAAATCTGGACGTGTTTGGGTAAATTGTTATCATGCATATCCTGCACATGCTCCATTTGGCGGATACAAAAAATCTGGATTTGGTAGAGAAAACCATTTAATGATGATGGATCATTATAGACAAACAAAAAACATGTTAATTTCTTACGATAAAAATAAACTAGGATTCTTTTAA
- a CDS encoding AraC family transcriptional regulator gives MDHILSQHNSQRKITTLVENRTTYSANFAELNIFETHEYAEKVTLKFGFPIIASMLTGKKVMHIEGLPAFEFYPGESVVMPSNKEMVIDFPLATMDNPTKCLALGIDNSKIKEVVDKFNDNVQIENKNNSWSLDATTDHLINNSDVSQLIKRLIHTFTNSNASKDMLLDLMIQELIIRLLQTKAKFCLINSEHLLDDNRIGIVIKYIKDNLTNKDITVDLLAEKACMSTSHFHKKFKSTLGISPIDYINSEKIKFSKKLIKNSKDFRISDIAFKTGFNNISYFNRQFKKMELMTPLQFKKSIMA, from the coding sequence ATGGATCATATTTTAAGTCAACACAATTCACAGCGAAAAATCACCACTTTAGTTGAGAACAGAACGACCTACAGTGCCAATTTTGCTGAACTCAATATTTTTGAAACCCATGAATACGCCGAAAAGGTTACGTTAAAATTTGGTTTCCCCATTATAGCGAGTATGCTAACAGGTAAAAAAGTAATGCATATTGAAGGGCTACCCGCATTCGAATTTTATCCTGGAGAATCAGTAGTGATGCCTAGTAACAAAGAAATGGTTATAGACTTTCCTTTAGCAACTATGGACAATCCTACCAAATGTTTGGCTTTAGGTATAGATAATTCTAAAATAAAAGAAGTCGTCGATAAGTTTAATGATAATGTACAAATTGAAAATAAAAACAATTCCTGGTCGCTAGACGCTACTACAGACCATCTTATTAACAATTCTGATGTTAGCCAATTAATAAAGCGACTAATTCATACGTTTACAAACAGTAATGCCTCCAAAGATATGCTGTTAGATTTAATGATTCAGGAACTCATTATTCGTTTACTTCAAACCAAAGCCAAGTTTTGCTTGATTAATTCGGAGCATTTGTTAGACGACAATCGAATAGGTATTGTTATTAAATATATAAAAGACAACTTAACAAATAAAGATATTACTGTTGACCTTTTGGCCGAAAAGGCATGCATGAGCACCTCTCATTTTCATAAAAAGTTTAAAAGTACTTTGGGTATATCTCCTATAGATTATATCAATTCTGAAAAAATTAAATTTTCAAAAAAACTGATTAAAAACAGTAAAGACTTTAGAATTTCGGACATTGCTTTTAAAACTGGTTTTAATAATATTAGTTATTTCAACAGACAATTTAAAAAAATGGAACTCATGACACCGTTACAATTTAAAAAATCGATTATGGCTTAA
- a CDS encoding PA2169 family four-helix-bundle protein, translated as METFSEEAEIKLNELIEKAIDAEKGFIKASIHVDNPKLKTFFNEKVIERNGYITELRDLLLTQGLDLEDDDDGRLSGILNRVWIDTKALFSLDSDESILEQVREGEKEAIKDYDEILNNHELNPDLRAMLLKQRDAIQASSNKIDYLEHID; from the coding sequence ATGGAAACATTTAGCGAAGAAGCCGAAATTAAACTTAATGAGCTTATTGAAAAAGCAATTGATGCCGAGAAAGGATTTATAAAAGCCTCTATACATGTTGATAATCCAAAATTGAAAACCTTTTTTAATGAAAAAGTCATTGAAAGAAATGGATATATTACAGAACTCCGTGATTTGCTTCTAACACAAGGCTTAGACCTTGAAGATGACGACGACGGAAGATTATCGGGGATATTAAACCGAGTTTGGATAGACACTAAGGCACTTTTTTCTTTAGATAGCGATGAATCTATATTAGAACAAGTAAGAGAAGGAGAAAAAGAAGCGATTAAAGATTATGATGAAATCCTTAATAATCATGAACTAAATCCAGATTTAAGAGCTATGCTTTTAAAACAAAGAGATGCGATTCAGGCTAGTAGTAATAAGATTGATTATTTAGAACACATAGATTAA